One window of the Polyangium spumosum genome contains the following:
- a CDS encoding sigma 54-interacting transcriptional regulator encodes MKDWNTWTMEADRGLELRTHKIRVEVSRGPMAGVVTEVLGPEVKVGSGKDCDLVLDDPTVSRHHLLLRIEGDLLRVIDTSSRNGTSVDGVRIRDAYARPDSAIGLGTSGLRLQMIRDVVVLPLSSRTSFGGLVGASVPMRRLFALLERVAKTNATVLVEGETGTGKELVAAAIHKESARASGPFMVFDCSSVSAGVLESELFGHRRGGFTGATENRVGRFEAAHGGTLFLDEIGELPLSLQPKLLRALETRTITRVGENEPRRADVRIVAATNRSLSAEVERGRFREDLYYRLAVVQVKVPPLRERLDDIPLLVRHFEKEWQGRKDAPPLLPNEVLERMKAHPRPWPGNVRELRNKVEMMLSLGLDEPPWAADDTEEAPSARFPVNLELPLHVGLSHMENAYKRAYVERALRETGYNVSQAARIAGVGRAFVQKMMRKYEIRSSNEDVAPDEKGGGGADGGGAPPPPGHALYQWYRKHPLASPEARSWPHVAGRSGPGSKGRDEGGR; translated from the coding sequence ATGAAGGACTGGAATACCTGGACCATGGAGGCCGACAGGGGGCTCGAGCTCCGGACGCATAAAATCCGCGTCGAGGTGAGCCGAGGGCCCATGGCAGGGGTCGTCACGGAGGTGCTCGGGCCGGAGGTGAAGGTCGGGAGCGGGAAGGACTGTGATCTCGTCCTCGACGACCCGACCGTGAGCCGGCACCACCTGCTCCTCCGCATCGAGGGCGATCTCTTGCGTGTGATCGACACGAGCAGCCGCAATGGGACGTCGGTCGACGGCGTCCGGATCCGCGACGCCTACGCCCGGCCCGACTCGGCGATCGGGCTCGGCACCTCGGGGCTGCGGCTGCAGATGATCCGAGACGTGGTGGTGCTGCCGCTCTCGTCCCGCACGAGCTTCGGGGGGCTCGTCGGCGCCAGCGTGCCGATGCGGCGGCTCTTCGCGCTGCTCGAGCGGGTCGCGAAGACGAACGCGACGGTGCTCGTCGAGGGGGAGACGGGGACGGGCAAGGAGCTCGTGGCCGCGGCGATCCACAAGGAGAGCGCGCGCGCGAGCGGGCCGTTCATGGTCTTCGATTGCTCGTCGGTGAGCGCGGGCGTGCTGGAGAGCGAGCTCTTCGGCCACCGGCGCGGCGGCTTCACGGGCGCCACCGAGAACCGCGTGGGCCGCTTCGAGGCGGCGCACGGCGGGACGTTGTTCCTCGACGAGATCGGCGAGCTGCCCCTCTCGCTTCAGCCGAAGCTGCTCCGGGCGCTGGAGACCCGCACGATCACCCGGGTCGGCGAGAACGAGCCGCGGCGGGCGGACGTGCGGATCGTGGCGGCGACGAACCGCTCGCTCTCGGCCGAGGTCGAGCGCGGGAGGTTCCGCGAGGATCTTTATTATCGGCTGGCCGTCGTGCAGGTGAAGGTGCCGCCCTTGCGGGAGCGGCTCGACGACATCCCCCTGCTCGTGCGCCATTTCGAGAAGGAATGGCAAGGGCGGAAGGACGCGCCGCCGCTCCTGCCAAACGAGGTGCTCGAGCGAATGAAGGCCCACCCGCGGCCCTGGCCGGGGAACGTGCGGGAGCTCCGGAACAAGGTGGAGATGATGCTCTCGCTCGGGCTCGACGAGCCGCCCTGGGCAGCGGACGACACGGAGGAGGCGCCTTCGGCGAGGTTCCCGGTGAACCTCGAGTTGCCTCTGCACGTGGGGCTCTCGCACATGGAGAACGCCTACAAGCGGGCCTACGTGGAGCGGGCGCTGCGGGAGACGGGGTACAACGTGTCGCAAGCCGCGAGGATCGCGGGCGTGGGGCGGGCGTTCGTCCAGAAGATGATGCGAAAGTACGAGATCCGGTCGAGCAACGAGGACGTCGCGCCCGATGAAAAGGGAGGCGGGGGAGCCGATGGGGGCGGGGCGCCGCCGCCGCCGGGGCACGCGCTTTATCAATGGTATCGGAAGCATCCGCTGGCCTCGCCCGAGGCGCGCTCGTGGCCCCACGTGGCCGGGCGGAGCGGACCGGGTTCGAAGGGCCGAGACGAAGGCGGACGTTGA
- a CDS encoding peptidoglycan-binding protein, whose protein sequence is MSDGKQKLHEAMAAAIGGAPPRTEVAAEEATGGPSPKDVAFFEDAAELRGPGPGAVADPDSPPPAADRGGGAAKGPLPADRAGLFDAVRGAIGDDAPANAALERLLSAGRLHEGKLLPHLGTFARTPRNPALLLEAGIEPELLLGQVIRHVDNPLRVQQGRGRGTCGAGVMEYLLLRRDPAELVRLVDGITRQEREVTLRSGKKLVMPRSAISRDESGRVDLDRLFQSAIMNHASAMSWLFDYDNPDDDDTFWAAMRGDSQMAVYGFTSLFQAILGVPFTSVTTLSRPGDEVAGLVARAAARGEKVPVILQFNSYHWCSVEWLEAGKDGKPASIVLRNPWGRDDGGDKPPRVALPEGGGRVRMTYTDFAKNVFGATIRS, encoded by the coding sequence ATGAGCGACGGCAAGCAGAAGCTTCACGAGGCGATGGCGGCGGCGATCGGCGGCGCGCCGCCGCGGACCGAGGTCGCGGCGGAGGAGGCGACGGGCGGGCCTTCGCCGAAGGACGTGGCGTTCTTCGAGGACGCGGCGGAGCTTCGGGGCCCGGGGCCCGGGGCCGTGGCGGACCCGGACTCGCCGCCGCCGGCCGCGGATCGTGGGGGCGGAGCCGCGAAGGGGCCGCTGCCTGCCGATCGGGCGGGGCTCTTCGACGCCGTGCGAGGGGCGATCGGCGACGACGCGCCCGCGAACGCGGCGCTCGAGCGGCTCCTCTCGGCGGGGCGCCTGCACGAGGGCAAGCTCTTGCCGCACCTCGGGACGTTCGCGCGGACGCCACGAAACCCGGCGCTGCTCCTCGAGGCGGGCATCGAGCCGGAGCTCTTGCTCGGGCAGGTGATCCGCCACGTCGACAACCCGCTCCGGGTGCAGCAGGGCCGGGGGCGCGGGACGTGTGGCGCCGGGGTGATGGAGTATCTGCTCTTGCGGCGAGATCCGGCCGAGCTCGTGCGGCTCGTCGACGGCATCACGCGGCAGGAGCGCGAGGTCACGCTCCGGTCGGGCAAGAAGCTCGTGATGCCGCGCAGCGCGATCTCGCGGGACGAATCGGGGCGCGTGGACCTCGACCGGCTCTTCCAGTCGGCGATCATGAACCACGCATCGGCGATGAGCTGGCTCTTCGATTACGACAACCCGGACGACGACGACACGTTCTGGGCGGCCATGCGCGGCGACAGCCAGATGGCGGTGTATGGCTTCACGAGCCTTTTTCAGGCCATCCTGGGCGTGCCGTTCACGAGCGTGACCACGCTCTCGCGGCCCGGGGACGAGGTCGCCGGGCTCGTGGCCAGGGCGGCGGCGCGGGGCGAGAAGGTGCCCGTGATCCTCCAGTTCAACTCGTACCACTGGTGCTCGGTCGAGTGGCTCGAGGCGGGCAAGGACGGCAAGCCGGCTTCCATCGTCCTCCGAAACCCGTGGGGTCGGGACGACGGCGGCGACAAACCGCCCCGCGTCGCGCTGCCGGAAGGCGGAGGGCGCGTCCGCATGACCTACACCGATTTCGCCAAGAACGTGTTCGGCGCCACGATCCGAAGCTGA
- a CDS encoding polynucleotide kinase-phosphatase — MSTETQGAETAPAKGRTITLPTPSLVLLLGASGSGKTTFARRHFAPTEVVSSDSFRALVSDDENDQSASAAAFEVLHLVVDKRLEAGKLVVVDATNVRPEYRKPLVSIARKHHVFVTAIALDVGERVCAERNEGRADRNVAAHVVRRQSQELRASLRGIEREGIRVVHVLRRPEEIEDVTLERTRLWTDRRDEHGPFDVIGDVHGCCDELEALLEDLGYTVAWDPAAAPHGVRVTAPPGRRLIFLGDLVDRGPRIVDVLRLVMTAVASGAALCVPGNHEVKLLKVLRGRKVAVTHGLAETLAEFEGVTDAFKADVARFIDELVSHYVLDDGKLCVAHAGMKASMQGRSSGGVREFGLYGDTTGETDEYGLPVRHDWAADYRGRATVVYGHTPVPTADWLNNTICIDTGCVFGGALTALRYPEREIVSVPAARPYCEPKRPLVPATSEGDRTAQQQHDDTLDIEDVIGKRPVNTRLARWVTVREENAAAALEVMSRFAVDPRWLVHLPPTMSPTETSELPGTLEHPAEAFAYFRRNDVPRVICEQKHMGSRAVIVVCRDDATAKKRFGATDGRAGIVYTRTGRPFFDDRALEEALLSRLRRAAEASGLFEEIGPWFVLDAEIMPWSAKAQALVRTQYAPVGSAARSSLGGAVEALSQAQARGIEAGALLERMQARARAASRYVDAYAPYCWPVERIEDYRVAPFHLLAAEGRVFVDQDHLFHLRTAARLAEADGREVLCCTEHVEVTPGDEESERAGVMWWEELTSEGGEGMVVKPISFLARGKRGLVQPAVKCRGREYLRIIYGPEYDLPENLSRLRNRGLGAKRSLALRELALGVEALERFVRGEPLRRVHECVFAILALESEPVDPRL; from the coding sequence ATGAGCACGGAAACCCAGGGCGCGGAGACGGCTCCCGCGAAAGGCCGCACGATCACCCTGCCGACGCCGAGCCTCGTCCTGCTGCTCGGCGCGTCGGGCTCTGGCAAGACCACCTTCGCGCGGAGGCATTTCGCGCCGACCGAGGTCGTCTCGTCCGACAGCTTCCGCGCGCTCGTCTCGGACGACGAGAACGATCAGAGCGCGTCGGCGGCGGCGTTCGAGGTGCTGCACCTGGTCGTGGACAAACGCCTCGAGGCCGGCAAGCTCGTGGTGGTCGACGCGACGAACGTGCGGCCCGAGTATCGCAAGCCGCTCGTCTCGATCGCGCGCAAGCACCACGTCTTCGTCACGGCGATCGCGCTCGACGTGGGCGAGCGGGTCTGCGCCGAGCGGAACGAGGGCCGCGCAGATCGAAACGTCGCGGCCCACGTGGTGCGGCGCCAGTCGCAGGAGCTACGCGCCTCGCTGCGCGGGATCGAGCGCGAGGGCATTCGCGTGGTGCACGTGCTGCGGAGGCCCGAGGAAATCGAGGACGTGACCCTCGAGCGCACCCGCCTCTGGACCGATCGGCGCGACGAGCACGGGCCCTTCGACGTCATCGGCGACGTGCACGGCTGCTGCGACGAGCTCGAGGCGCTGCTCGAGGACCTCGGCTACACGGTCGCGTGGGATCCCGCGGCGGCCCCGCACGGCGTCCGCGTGACCGCGCCGCCGGGCCGGCGCCTCATTTTCCTCGGGGATCTCGTCGATCGGGGTCCGCGGATCGTGGACGTCTTGCGCCTCGTCATGACGGCCGTCGCGAGCGGGGCCGCGCTCTGCGTGCCGGGCAACCACGAGGTGAAGTTGCTCAAGGTCTTGCGGGGTCGGAAGGTCGCGGTCACGCACGGCCTCGCCGAGACGCTCGCCGAATTCGAGGGCGTGACGGACGCCTTCAAGGCCGACGTGGCGCGCTTCATCGACGAGCTCGTGAGCCATTACGTGCTCGACGACGGCAAGCTCTGCGTGGCGCACGCCGGGATGAAGGCGTCCATGCAGGGGCGCTCCTCGGGCGGCGTGCGCGAGTTCGGCCTCTACGGGGACACGACGGGCGAGACGGACGAATATGGTTTGCCCGTGCGGCACGACTGGGCGGCCGATTATCGCGGCCGCGCGACGGTCGTGTATGGCCACACGCCCGTCCCCACGGCCGACTGGCTCAACAACACGATCTGCATCGACACGGGCTGCGTCTTCGGCGGCGCGCTCACGGCGCTGCGGTACCCCGAGCGCGAGATCGTCAGCGTGCCGGCGGCGCGTCCATATTGCGAGCCCAAGAGGCCGCTCGTCCCCGCGACCTCCGAGGGAGATCGCACAGCGCAGCAGCAGCACGACGATACGCTCGACATCGAGGACGTGATCGGCAAGCGGCCCGTGAACACGCGCCTCGCCCGGTGGGTCACGGTGCGCGAGGAGAACGCGGCGGCGGCGCTGGAGGTGATGAGCCGGTTCGCCGTCGATCCGCGCTGGCTCGTCCACCTGCCGCCGACGATGTCCCCGACCGAGACGAGCGAGCTCCCGGGCACGCTGGAGCACCCGGCCGAGGCGTTCGCGTATTTCCGGCGGAATGACGTCCCGCGCGTCATCTGCGAACAGAAACACATGGGCTCGCGGGCCGTGATCGTCGTCTGTCGCGACGACGCGACGGCGAAGAAGCGGTTTGGCGCGACGGACGGCCGCGCGGGCATCGTGTACACGCGCACGGGGAGGCCATTCTTCGACGATCGGGCGCTCGAAGAGGCGCTGCTCTCGCGCTTGCGGCGCGCGGCCGAGGCGAGCGGGCTCTTCGAGGAGATCGGGCCGTGGTTCGTGCTCGACGCCGAGATCATGCCGTGGTCGGCGAAGGCGCAGGCGCTCGTCCGGACGCAATACGCCCCCGTGGGCAGCGCGGCCCGGTCCTCGCTCGGGGGCGCGGTCGAGGCGCTCTCGCAGGCGCAGGCGCGCGGGATCGAGGCCGGCGCGCTCCTCGAGCGGATGCAGGCGCGGGCGCGGGCCGCTTCGCGCTACGTCGACGCTTACGCGCCGTACTGCTGGCCCGTCGAGCGTATCGAGGATTATCGCGTCGCACCTTTTCATCTGCTCGCGGCCGAGGGGCGCGTGTTCGTCGATCAGGACCATCTCTTCCACCTGCGAACGGCGGCGCGGCTCGCGGAGGCGGACGGGCGAGAGGTCCTCTGCTGCACGGAGCACGTGGAGGTCACGCCCGGCGACGAGGAGAGCGAGCGGGCGGGCGTGATGTGGTGGGAGGAGCTCACCTCGGAGGGCGGCGAGGGGATGGTCGTGAAGCCGATCTCCTTCCTCGCCCGGGGCAAACGTGGGCTCGTGCAGCCGGCGGTGAAATGCCGCGGCCGTGAGTATCTCCGGATCATTTATGGGCCGGAGTACGATTTGCCGGAGAACCTCTCGCGGCTCCGCAATCGTGGCCTCGGCGCGAAGCGGTCGCTCGCGCTCCGTGAGCTCGCGCTCGGCGTCGAGGCGCTCGAGCGTTTCGTCCGGGGCGAGCCGCTGCGGCGGGTACACGAATGTGTCTTTGCGATCCTCGCCCTGGAGAGCGAGCCGGTCGATCCGCGACTTTGA
- a CDS encoding 3' terminal RNA ribose 2'-O-methyltransferase Hen1, with amino-acid sequence MLFTLRATGPHASGLGYLLHKHPDKLQTFPLAFGRAHVFYPEAADEAVTAALLVELDPVALVRGRPGSSEGGLVDQYVNDRPYAASSFLSVAIAQVLGSALAGRCKDRPELVATPIPLEAKLSAVPCRGGAALLRALFEPLGYEVTAERMPLDERFPAWGEGAHHDVTLRRSCPLVELLSHLYVLVPVLDDDKHYWVGDDEVEKLVYHGEGWLATHPEKELIARRYLKHRTRLARAALDRLVAGEAKDPDAEASAHAEEEAAIEAPVRLDEARLDAVARALSDEGAVTVLDLGCGEGKLIGKLVRNRTFTRIVGVDVSQRALDVASERLKLDRHGGRKSERVELLHGSLLYRDARLSGFDAAALVEVIEHLEPSRLGALERVVFEHARPRVVVVTTPNAEYNALFAALPAGRMRHKDHRFEWSRAEFEAWAGGVAARHGYAVRLAPIGPIDETLGSPTQMAVFSR; translated from the coding sequence ATGCTCTTCACCCTCCGCGCCACGGGTCCACACGCGTCGGGGCTCGGGTACTTGCTGCACAAGCACCCCGACAAACTCCAGACCTTCCCCCTCGCTTTCGGGCGCGCGCACGTGTTTTACCCCGAGGCCGCCGACGAGGCCGTGACGGCCGCGCTGCTCGTCGAGCTCGATCCGGTCGCCCTCGTGCGCGGCAGGCCCGGCTCCTCCGAGGGCGGGCTCGTGGATCAGTACGTGAACGACCGGCCCTACGCCGCGTCGTCGTTTCTCAGCGTGGCCATCGCGCAGGTGCTCGGCTCGGCGCTCGCGGGGCGCTGCAAGGATCGCCCGGAGCTCGTCGCCACGCCGATCCCGCTCGAGGCAAAGCTCTCCGCGGTGCCTTGCCGGGGCGGCGCGGCGCTCCTCCGCGCGCTCTTCGAGCCGCTCGGTTACGAGGTCACGGCCGAACGAATGCCGCTCGACGAGCGGTTTCCCGCCTGGGGCGAGGGCGCGCACCACGACGTCACGTTGCGCAGGAGCTGCCCGCTCGTGGAGCTGCTCTCGCACCTGTACGTGCTCGTCCCCGTGCTCGATGACGACAAGCATTACTGGGTCGGCGACGACGAGGTGGAGAAGCTCGTCTACCACGGCGAGGGGTGGCTCGCGACGCACCCCGAAAAGGAGCTCATCGCGCGTCGGTACCTCAAGCACCGGACGCGCCTCGCGCGCGCGGCGCTCGATCGGCTCGTCGCGGGCGAGGCCAAAGATCCCGACGCGGAGGCCTCCGCGCACGCCGAGGAGGAGGCCGCGATCGAGGCCCCCGTGCGCCTCGACGAGGCGCGGCTCGACGCGGTGGCGCGGGCGCTCTCGGACGAGGGCGCCGTGACGGTGCTCGACCTCGGCTGCGGCGAGGGCAAGCTCATCGGCAAGCTCGTACGAAACCGGACGTTCACGCGGATCGTGGGCGTCGACGTCTCGCAACGCGCGCTCGACGTCGCCTCGGAGCGGCTCAAGCTCGATCGGCACGGCGGCCGGAAATCCGAGCGCGTCGAGCTCCTGCACGGCTCGTTGCTCTACCGCGACGCGCGCCTCTCCGGCTTCGACGCGGCCGCGCTCGTGGAGGTCATCGAGCACCTCGAACCTTCGCGCCTCGGCGCGCTCGAGCGCGTGGTCTTCGAGCACGCGCGCCCCCGCGTCGTCGTCGTGACGACGCCGAACGCCGAATACAACGCCCTCTTCGCCGCGCTGCCCGCGGGCCGCATGCGGCACAAGGATCACCGGTTCGAATGGTCGCGCGCCGAATTCGAGGCGTGGGCGGGCGGCGTGGCGGCGCGCCATGGGTATGCGGTCCGGCTCGCCCCGATCGGGCCGATCGACGAGACGCTGGGTTCTCCCACGCAAATGGCGGTGTTCTCCCGATGA
- a CDS encoding MopE-related protein produces the protein MASTFRPRRFAGSALLAAALGLASFLGIEPAHAQTFPADAAWKPLVRGGVPVMDPAGDAASERDVVSDPALGAAAYFAGDANFLYVRLRINDVVLEAPPANFKASGWVCLIDTDGDLSSHELIMGVDGSTDLVELRSSAQLLKSYPTTTHARSVVAPSMVSGDADVFLDWAVARVDLGIANQTPFRLACGSSSDAQSLSVDQISEKGALTLAGLAADSIALYGATCLYDCLDAGQPCDVGVGACLATGSIQCDGLTRSCDAFPNEPGVERCNAIDDDCDGAVDEGFDLGAPCDVGIGACLVSGVLVCSADEAASVCDAFPGEPSAFESCNAVDDDCDGEVDEGLGLGEPCAVGVGACLAAGVMVCDGPRGTTCDATPGVPSIEACNGVDDDCDGEVDEGLGLGDPCTVGVGACLAAGVIVCDASSAATCGATPGMPSTEMCNGIDDDCDDVIDEGCAEPCLADAQCGHPVSGIVCEAGACVPGCRGESGNGCPYGELCTSTDASIGECVAAPYECAKDADCGAADSGRVCDIPARLCQAGCRGAGGNGCPAGSFCTSETSTIGACEPVPTVGFEGNGVFCEASGAGRGRTGGGVPIVLVVGLSAFVARRLSREERSPRGTIEG, from the coding sequence ATGGCCTCGACCTTTCGCCCTCGTCGCTTCGCTGGATCCGCCCTGCTCGCCGCGGCGCTCGGGCTCGCCTCGTTCCTCGGGATCGAGCCGGCCCACGCGCAGACGTTCCCCGCCGATGCGGCCTGGAAGCCGCTCGTCCGCGGCGGCGTGCCGGTCATGGATCCCGCCGGGGATGCGGCGTCCGAGCGCGACGTCGTCAGCGACCCCGCGCTCGGCGCCGCGGCGTACTTCGCGGGCGACGCCAATTTCCTTTACGTCCGGCTGCGGATCAACGACGTGGTGCTCGAGGCGCCGCCCGCGAATTTCAAGGCGTCCGGCTGGGTTTGTCTCATCGACACCGACGGCGACCTTTCGAGCCACGAGCTCATCATGGGCGTCGACGGGAGCACGGACCTCGTCGAGCTCCGGAGCTCGGCGCAGCTCCTGAAGAGTTACCCGACGACGACCCACGCGCGTTCCGTCGTGGCCCCCTCGATGGTGAGCGGAGACGCGGATGTCTTCCTCGATTGGGCCGTGGCGCGCGTGGATCTCGGTATCGCCAACCAGACGCCGTTCCGGCTCGCGTGTGGCTCTTCGAGCGACGCGCAGAGCCTCTCGGTCGACCAGATCTCGGAGAAGGGCGCCCTCACGCTCGCCGGGCTCGCGGCCGATTCGATCGCCCTTTATGGCGCGACCTGCCTCTACGACTGCCTCGACGCGGGCCAGCCTTGTGACGTCGGCGTCGGGGCTTGCCTCGCCACGGGCTCGATCCAGTGCGACGGGCTCACGCGGTCCTGCGACGCGTTCCCCAACGAGCCCGGCGTCGAGCGCTGCAACGCCATCGACGACGATTGCGACGGCGCGGTCGATGAGGGCTTCGACCTCGGCGCGCCTTGTGACGTGGGGATCGGCGCGTGCCTCGTATCGGGCGTCCTCGTGTGCAGCGCCGATGAAGCGGCGAGCGTCTGCGACGCCTTCCCGGGCGAACCTTCGGCGTTCGAGTCGTGTAATGCCGTGGACGACGATTGCGACGGCGAGGTGGACGAGGGCCTCGGGCTCGGGGAGCCGTGCGCCGTGGGCGTGGGCGCGTGCCTCGCGGCGGGCGTCATGGTGTGTGACGGTCCCCGCGGCACGACGTGTGACGCGACGCCGGGCGTGCCCTCGATCGAGGCGTGTAACGGCGTGGATGACGATTGCGACGGCGAGGTGGACGAGGGCCTCGGGCTCGGCGACCCGTGCACGGTGGGCGTGGGCGCGTGCCTCGCGGCGGGCGTGATCGTCTGCGACGCGTCCTCCGCCGCGACCTGCGGCGCGACGCCGGGCATGCCCTCGACCGAGATGTGCAACGGCATCGACGACGACTGCGACGACGTGATCGACGAGGGCTGCGCGGAGCCGTGCCTCGCGGACGCTCAGTGCGGCCATCCCGTGAGCGGTATCGTCTGCGAGGCGGGCGCTTGCGTGCCGGGTTGTCGCGGCGAATCGGGCAATGGTTGCCCCTACGGCGAGCTCTGCACGTCGACGGACGCCTCGATCGGCGAATGTGTCGCGGCGCCGTACGAATGCGCGAAGGACGCCGATTGCGGCGCCGCGGACAGCGGGCGCGTCTGCGACATCCCGGCGCGCCTCTGCCAGGCGGGCTGCCGCGGCGCCGGGGGCAACGGTTGTCCCGCGGGGTCGTTCTGCACCTCCGAGACCTCCACGATCGGCGCCTGCGAGCCCGTGCCCACCGTGGGCTTCGAAGGCAACGGCGTGTTCTGCGAGGCCTCGGGCGCGGGCCGGGGCAGGACGGGCGGCGGCGTGCCGATCGTGCTCGTCGTCGGCCTCTCCGCGTTCGTCGCGAGGCGGCTCTCGCGGGAAGAACGGTCGCCCCGCGGGACGATCGAGGGGTGA
- a CDS encoding TIGR02452 family protein, translated as MKLASVATETLDIVARGEYESAGGVRVRIGPLVEAAAAGTVLHAPGSLANAEPRERRAGRARVEVTDETTAVAGRRLVGEGEARVAALNFASAKNPGGGFLSGAKAQEEDLARCSALYTCLLRQPRYYEVNRATDSMIYTDHLIYSPDVPFFRDERLVLLDAPFTLSIVTAPAPNAGEALRRDKKAGPAIREALERRAAYVLAAMALYGHRTLVLGAWGCGVFRNDPREVADVFARWIVHPRFEGAFDRVVFAVYDRGAGRPNLRAFEERMAELS; from the coding sequence ATGAAGCTCGCGAGCGTCGCGACGGAGACCCTCGACATCGTGGCGAGGGGCGAATACGAGAGCGCGGGGGGCGTCCGTGTGCGAATCGGCCCCCTCGTGGAAGCGGCCGCGGCGGGGACCGTGCTTCACGCGCCGGGCAGCCTCGCGAATGCCGAGCCACGCGAGCGCCGCGCGGGGCGGGCGCGCGTGGAGGTGACGGACGAGACGACCGCGGTGGCGGGCCGAAGGCTCGTGGGCGAGGGGGAGGCGCGCGTCGCCGCGCTCAATTTCGCGTCCGCGAAGAACCCGGGCGGCGGGTTCCTGAGTGGCGCCAAGGCCCAGGAGGAGGACCTCGCAAGGTGCTCGGCGCTTTATACCTGCCTCCTCCGGCAGCCCCGGTATTACGAGGTGAACCGGGCGACGGACTCCATGATCTACACGGATCACCTCATCTATTCGCCCGACGTGCCGTTTTTCCGGGACGAACGCCTCGTGCTGCTCGACGCGCCGTTCACGTTGTCGATCGTCACGGCGCCCGCGCCGAACGCCGGCGAGGCGTTACGCCGCGACAAGAAGGCCGGCCCCGCGATCCGCGAGGCCCTCGAGCGGCGCGCGGCGTACGTGCTCGCGGCGATGGCCCTCTACGGCCACCGCACCCTCGTGCTCGGCGCCTGGGGGTGCGGCGTGTTCCGCAACGATCCGCGCGAGGTCGCGGACGTGTTCGCCCGGTGGATCGTGCACCCGCGCTTCGAGGGCGCCTTCGATCGGGTGGTCTTCGCGGTCTACGATCGCGGCGCGGGGAGGCCGAACCTGCGCGCCTTCGAGGAGCGCATGGCGGAGCTCTCGTGA